The window ACGGGCTGGGTCTGGTGCTGCTGCGCCAGGCCGGCATCGAGGTCGCGCTGGTCAGCGCGCGCCACAGCGAGGTAACGCTGGCGCGCGGGCGCGAGCTGAAGGTCGCGCGCCTGCACATCGGCGAGCGCGGCAAGCTGGACTGCATGCGCCGGATCGCCGCGGAGATGGGCATCGGCATGGACGAGGCTGCGTTCATGGGCGACGACCTGCCGGATCTCGCCACCCTGCGCGGCGTCGGCCTGGCGATCGCCCCGGCCAACGCGCATCCGTGGATCCTGCCGTCGGTGCACTGGACCACCCCGCACCGTGGTGGCGACGGCGCGGCGCGCGACGCCTGCGACCTGCTGCTGCACGCGCAGGGCCGCGTCGACGCCCTCCTCGAACACGGCGAGCATCCGTGAACTGGCGCCTGACCCTCACCGTGGTCCTGCTGCTGGGCGCGATCGCCAGCGGCTGGCAGGTCTGGCGGATGTCGCATCCGGGCGGGGACGACGTCCTGCGCACGCGCCCGGACTACGTGCTGCGCGACTACGAGATCACCTCGCTGGACAAGCAGGGCCGCGAGTCGTTCACCCTGCGCGGCCCGGTGCTGCAGCGCGATCCGGCCGACAAGACCATGACCCTCGCCACGCCCCGGTTCCAGGTGCCGGACCGCAGCGGCCGCTACTGGGACGTGCAGGCGCAGCAGGGCTTCGTCCCCGCCGACGGCAACCAGCTCGAACTGCGCGGGCAGGTCCGCGCCGACAGCCCGCCGGACGCGCCGCCGGCCACCCGCATCGAAACCGACCGGCTGACCCTGGACATGCGCGCGAACCTCGCCCGGACCACCGAGGAAGTGACCGTCACCCGCCCCGGACTTACAATGCGCGGCTTGGGACTGGAGGCGGATTTCGACCGCCAGCAGGTTTCCCTCCTTTCGCAGGTGCACACCCGTTATGTTCCGTCCCACTGACATCGCCGCCGGCACGCTGGCACTGGCACTCCTGGCCGCCTTCGGCAGCGCCGGCGCGCGCACCTCCGACCGCAGCCAGCCGATGGACATCGAGTCCGCCAGCGGCGTGTGCGAAACCGGCCAGAACGCCGTCTGCACCCTGACCGGCAAGGTGTCGATCACCCAGGGCACGCTGCGCATCCAGTCGGAGAAGGCGGTGGTCACCCAGGCGGGCGGCAACCCCAGCCGCGCCCAGCTCAGCGGCGGCGTCACCCTGCAGCAGGAAATGGACGACGGCGACCACATCGACGCGCGCTCGGCCAACGTCGACTACGACATGCGCAACGAGGTGATCGTGTTCACCGGCAACGTCAACATCGCCCAGCGGCGCGGCAACCTCAGCGGCGAGCGCGTGGTCTACAACCTCAAGACCGGGCAGATGGAAAGCGGCGGCAACGGCGGCCGGGTCAAGATGCGGATCCTGCCGAAGGACGCGCAGGGCGGCGGCCAGAGCGGCGGCAAGGGCTCGCCCTGATGCTGGTCGCCGAGGGGCTGCGCAAACGCTACCGCGCGCGCGAGGTCGTGCGCGACTTCGGGCTGACCCTGAAGCCCGGCGAAGTGGTCGGCCTGCTCGGCCCGAACGGCGCCGGCAAGACCACCTGCTTCTACATGATCGTGGGCCTGGTGCCCGCCGACGCCGGCCGCATCCTGCTGGACGGCAAGGACATCACCGACCAGCCGATGTACGCGCGCGCGCGCCTCGGCCTGGGCTACCTGCCGCAGGAGCCGTCGGTGTTCCGCAAGCTCAGCGTGGCCGACAACCTCCGGCTGGTGCTGGAGCTGCGTCCGGATCTGGATGAGGACGGCCGCGAGCACGAATTGAACGCGCTGCTGGACGAACTGCAGATCGGTCACGTCACCGAGCAGCTCGGCGCCAGCCTGTCCGGCGGCGAGCGGCGGCGCGTGGAGATCGCCCGCGCGCTGGCCGGCAAACCGCGCATGATCCTGCTGGACGAGCCCTTCGCCGGCGTCGATCCGATTTCGGTGAACGAGATCCAGCGCATCGTCCGCCACCTCAAGCAGCGCGGCATCGGCGTGCTGATCACCGACCACAACGTGCGCGAAACGCTGGGCATCTGCGACCGCGCCTACATCCTTGCCGAAGGCGGCGTGCTGGCGCAGGGTTCGCCCGCCGAGCTGCTGGAGAACCCGGACGTGCGCCGGGTCTACCTGGGCGACAGCTTCCGGCTGTAACGCGGCGTTCCTTGCGTCCCCCGCCCGCTGCCGGTGGCAGGCGGCATCGCGACGCCGGAAACAACGCGCTCCGAACATTCTTTTCGCATCGCGGGCGCTATGCTGCGGGCGAATGAAGCAACGCCTGTCCGCCGCGACGCAGCAGCACCTGGTCCTGACCCCGCAACTGCGTCAGGCGATCCGCCTGCTCCAGCTGTCCGCGACCGAACTGGAAGCCGAGGTGGCCGAGGCGGTGGCCAACAACCCGCTGCTGGACTGGCAGGAAGCAGGCGCCGAACCCGCACCATCGCCGCAGGGCGAAGCGGACAACGGAACCGTCGCGGAAGCCGCGCCCGAGCCGGAACCGCCGTGGGAGCACGACGCCGAGCCGTGGCAGGAATCCCCCGGCGCGTACCACGGCGACCACGGCGAGACCGACCATCCGAGCGCCGAGGAAACCCTGCAGGATCATCTGCTGTGGCAATTGCACCTGGGCCATTTCAGCCCGCGCGACACCCGCATCGGCATCGCCCTGATCGACGCCATCGACGACGACGGCTACCTGCGCGAGGACCTCGCCGCGCTGGCCGCCAGCCTGCGCCCCGACCTCGAGACGACGCCGGACGAGATGCTGCCGGTGCTGCACCGCATCCAGCAGTTCGATCCGATCGGCGTGGGTGCGTGCGACCTGGGCGAATGCCTGCGCCTGCAGCTGCGCGCCTTGCCGGAGGACACGCCGGGCCGGGAAGCCGCCTTCGCGATCGCGGCGGGGCCGTTGCAGCAGCTGCCGAAGATCGGCATCGGCGGTGTCTGCACGGCGCTCGGCTGCGCCGCGCCCGAGGCGGAAACCGCGGTGCAGCTGCTGCGCACGCTGGACCCGCGCCCCGGCGCCCAGCACGGCGCGCTGCCCGCCGGCACCTACGTCAGCCCCGACTGCGTGATCTGGCGTCAACACGGCCTGTGGCGGGCGGCGCTGGCGGCCGGCGCGCTGCCGCGCGTCGCCATCCAGCGCGACTACCAGCAGATGATCCGCCACGCCAGCGCGGACGATGCCGACTACCTGCGCGGCCACCTGCAGGAAGCCCGCTGGCTGCTGAAGGGGCTGGAATCGCGCGCCGACACCCTGCTCCGGGTGGTGCGCTGCTTGGTGCGCGAGCAGGCCGCGTTCCTGGAGTTCGGCCCGCAGGCGCTGCGCCCGCTGACCCTGCGCAGCGTGGCGGCGGAGCTGGGCCTGCACGAGTCCACCGTGTCGCGCGTGATCGCCCGCAAATACGTGCGCACCCCGCGCGGCACCATGCCGCTGCGCGACTTCTTCGCTTCCGGCATCGACACCTTTGATGGCGGCAGCGCGTCCAGCACCGCCATCCAGGACCGCATCCGCCAGCTGGTGGCCGGCGAGAACCCGCGCAAGCCCTTGTCGGATGCGCGGCTTGCCGATACGTTGAAGGTGGAAGGCGTGCCGGTGGCGAGGCGGACGGTGGCGAAATACCGCGAAGCCCTGCAGATCCCGGCGTCGCACGAACGCGTGCGCATCGGCTGAGCCGGTGCGCGCCCCCGCCGCGGGCACCCCGTCCGCGGCCCATTGCAGAAGGAGGTCAAGATGCAGATCGAAACCTACGGCCAGCAGATGGAGGTCACGCCCGCCCTGCGCAGCTACGTGGAAAACCGCTGCGAGCGCCTCGGCCGGCACTTCGAGGGCGACTGCGCGATCCGCGTCCAGCTCGGGCTGGAAAAGCCCGCGCACAAGGCCGAAGCCACGGCCACGCTGGCCGGCCGCACCCTGCACGCGGACGCCTCCGGCGCGGACATGTACGCGGCCATCGACCTGCTGGTGGACAAGCTCGACCGCCTGCTGGTGAAGCACAAGGAAAAGCAGATGGAGCAGCGCCGCAGCGAAGGCCTGGCCAAGAGCAGCGCCTTCGATTGAAAGTCTCCCGATGACATTCCTCCAACCGGTCGCCGCCCCGTGAGCGCGGCCCGCATCACCGCCGCCGAACTGTTCGCCAACCAGCAGGAACGGCTGGCGCTGCGCTGGCTGGCCGGGCAGGAATCCGGCGGCCAGCGCGTGCTGGAAGCGGTGGACACGGTGGCCCGCCGGCCTTCGCTGGCGGGCTACCTCAACGCCATCTATCCCAATCGCGTGCAGATCCTCGGCACCGAGGAACTGGAATGGCTGGACGGGCTGGACGCCCGCCAGCGCTGGGAGACCATCCACAAGATCATCGACTTCCGCCCGCTGGCGCTGGTCATCAGCAAGAACCAGTCCTGCCCGGAAGACCTGCGCATCGCCGCCGAGGAATCCGACACGCCGCTGTGGGTGTCGCCGCGCCGCGGCCACGAACTGCTCAACCACCTCCAGTACATGCTGGCGCGCACGCTGGCGCCGCGGGTCACGCTGCACGGCGTGTTCATGGAGATCTATTCGATCGGGGTGCTGATCACCGGCGAATCCGGCTCCGGCAAGAGCGAACTGGCGCTGGAGCTGGTGACCCGCGGCCACCGGCTGGTCGCCGACGACGCGCCGGAGTTCACCCAGATCGCGCCCGACGTGCTCGACGGCGCCTGCCCCGAACTGCTGCAGGACATGCTGGAGCTGCGCGGCCTCGGCGTGCTCAACATCCGGCAGATGTTCGGCGACACCGCGGTCAAGCGGAACAAGTACCTGCGCCTGATCGTGCACCTCAGCCGGCCGTCGCTGGAACCCAGCCCGAGCGGGATGGAGCGGCTGACCGGCGACCTCGGCATCCGCCGCGTACTCGACCTCGACGTGCCGATGATCACCATCCCGGTGATGGCCGGCCGCAACCTGGCCGTGCTCACCGAGGCCGCCACCCGCATGCACATCCTGCGCAGCAAGGGCATCGACCCGGCCGCCGCGTTCATGGCCCGCCACAGCCACTTCCTGGAGCACGCCGCGCAATGAGCACCGGGGACACGCCGACCATGCTGATCGTCAGCGGCATGTCCGGCTCGGGCAAGTCGGGCGCGCTGCACACGCTGGAGGACCTCGGCTACTACTGCGTGGACAACCTGCCGGCAGAGCTGCTGCCGGAGTTCGTGCGCATGCTGCAGGCCAGCGAATCGGCACCGTCGAAGGTCGCGGTGGTCATCGACGCGCGCAGCCTCGGCGATCTGGCGGAAGTGCCGACCGCGCTGTCGCAGGTCGGCGCGCTCGGCGCCAATCCGCGCCTGCTGTACCTGGAAGCGCGCGACGACGTGATTCTGCGCCGCTACGCCGACACCCGCCGCCGGCATCCGCTCAGCCATCTCGGGCTGGTGCTGGCCGACGCGATCTCGCTGGACCGGCAGGCGCTCAAGCCGCTGCGGCAGATCGCCGACATCCGCATCGACACCAGCGAACTCAACGTCCACCAGATGCGCCGGCGCGTGCTGGAGGAATTCGGCCTGTCCGGCACCGGGCTGTCGCTGCTGTTCCAGTCCTTCGCCTATCGCCACGGCGTGCCGCCCGACGCCGACTTCGTGTTCGACGCGCGGGTGCTGCCCAACCCGCACTGGGATGCGCGCCTGCGGCCGCTGTCCGGGCGCGACGCCGAGGTGCGCGAACACCTCGACGCGGAACCCGACGTGGTCGCCTACGTCGCCCAGGTGCAGGGCTTCCTCGACACCTGGCTGCCCAGGCTGCGCTCGGAAACCCGCAGCTACGTCACCGTCGCCTTCGGCTGCAGCGGCGGCCGCCACCGCTCGGTGTACCTGGCCGAACGGCTGGCCCGGCACTGCCGCGACACCGGCTGGGCGGAAGTGGCCGTGCACCACCGCGAGCTGGACTGATCTGGCCCCCTCCCCCTGCGCTGCGCGCAAGGGGAGATTGGGAGGGGGTGCGTTTGCTCTGGCGCTCGTTCGCCCCTCCCCTGCTGCGCAAGGAAGGAAGCAAAACGCTTTCGCGGCGTCGCCCGCGTCTGCTAATTTTGCGCAATGTCCGTCGGCATCCTCCTCGTCACCCATGAAGGCTTCGGCAGCGCGCTGCTGGCGGTCGCCACGCGCCTGCTGCGCAACCTGCCGCTTTCTTGCGAGGCGTTCGAGGTGCCGTTCGACGGCGACCCGGACGCGCTGCTGCCGCAGGCCAGCGCCGCGATGCGCCGGGTCGACGGTGGCCACGGCGTGCTGGTGCTGACCGACCTGTACGGCGCCACCCCCGCCAATATCGCCGCGCGGCTGGCGCGGATCGGCACGCCGGTGCGGCGCGTCTCCGCGCTCAGCCTGCCGATGCTGCTGCGGGTGATGAACTACGCGGAACTGGATCTGGACGATCTGCCGGCGGTCGCCGCCGCCGGTGCGCGCAACGGAGCGATCATCGATGACGCCTGACCACCCCACCACCACGAACGCATCGGGAGACGGCGCGTGATCCGGCGCGAACTCACCATCACCAACCGCCTCGGCCTGCACGCGCGCGCCACCGCCAAGCTGGTGCAGCTGCTGTCCGGCTTCCGCTGCCAGGCCACGCTGGAGGCGCGCGGGCGCGAGGTCAACGCCAAGAGCATCATGGGCGTGATGCTGCTGGCCGCCGGTCCCGGCGCCGAGGTGGTGCTGCGCGTCGACGGCGAGGACGAGCAGGCCGCCGCCGAGGCCGTGGCCGCGCTGTTCGAACGCCGCTTCGACGAGGACGGCTGATGCGCCAGCTCCTGTCCGGCAATGCCGCCGCGCGCGGCAGCGCGCTTGGACGGGCCCGCGTGCGCCTGCCGCACGCGCTGGACATCGAGGAAGCGCGGATCGGCGCGGAGGACGTCGAGGCCGAACTGGCCCGCTTCCACGAAGCCGTGGACACCGTGCGCGCGGAAATGCGCGAGCTGCGCGAGCGCCTGCACGGCGCGCTGGCGCACGAAATCGGCGAATTCCTCGACCTCCACGCGCTGCTGCTGGACGACCCCGAGCTGCTGTCCGGCATCGACGCGCTGGTCCGCACCGGCCTGTATACGGCCGACTATGCCCTGCGCCTGCAGCGCAACCGCATCGCCGCCGTGTTCGAAGGCATGGACGATGCCTACCTGCGCAGCCGCATCGACGACATCGACCAGGTGATCGGCCGCCTGCATGCCGCCCTGCACAGCCACAAGGCCGCATTGCAGGGCGTGTCCGGCGAGATCCTGGTCACCGACAGCGTCGCGCCCGCCGAACTGGCGCAGCTGCAGGCGCAGGGCGTGGTCGGGGTGATCACCGCCGGCGGCAGCCCGCTCTCGCACAGCGCGATCCTCGCCCGCAGCCTGCACCTGCCCCTGGTGGTCGGCGCGGCGCAGGCGCTGCTGAAGGTCAACGACGGCGACGTGCTGGCGATCGACGGCGGCACCGGCCTGGTGGTGCTGGAGCCGGACGCCGCCGACCTGCGCGAACACCACCAGCGCGTCGCGGTGGCGCGCCGCGAGCAGCGCCAGCTCAACCGCCTGCGGCGCGAACCGACCCGCACTCTCGACGGCACCGACGTCAAGCTGTGGGCGAACGCGGAATCGCGCGACGACGTGACCGAGGCGCACGCGCTGGGCGCGGCCGGCGTCGGCCTGTACCGCACCGAGTTCCTGTTCCTGGGCAGCAGCGAGCTGCCGGACGAGGACACCCAGTTCCACGCCTACCGCGACGCGGTGCTGGCGATGACCGGGCGCACCGTCACCATCCGCACCCTCGACCTCGGCGCGGACAAGGCCGACAAGACCGGGCTGGCGCTGCGCGACGAACCCAATCCGGCGCTCGGCCTACGCGGCGTGCGCCTGTCGCTGGCCCGCGACGGCCTGCTGCGCACCCAGCTGCGCGCCATCGCCCGCGCCTCCGGCTATGGCCCGGTGCGCGTGCTGGTGCCGATGGTCAGCGGCGGCGAGGAGATGCGCGCCGTCCGCACCGCACTGGACGAGGTGCTGCGCGAGCTGCGCGCGGAAGGCCGCGAGACCGCCGCGCAGCTGCCGCTGGGCGCGATGATCGAAGTGCCCTCGGCGGCGCTGGCGCTGCCGTCCTTCATCGGCATCTGCGATTTCCTGTCGGTCGGCACCAACGACCTGGTGCAATACCTGCTCGCCGCCGACCGCACCAACGAGGCGCTGGGCGGCCTGTATTCGCCGCTGCACCCGGCGGTGCTGCGCGTGCTGCGCGACGTGGTGCGGATCGGCCAGCGCCGCGGCCGGCCGGTCACCGTCTGCGGCGAGATCGCCGCCGATCCGGCCTTCACCCCGCTGCTGCTGGCGCTGGGGCTGACCGAACTGAGCCTGCATCCGGCCACGCTGCTGGAAGTGCGCCGCACGATCCGCGCCAGCGACCTCGAACGCCTGCGCGCCTCCGCGCCCGCCCTGCTGCGCGCGCGCAACCGCGCCGGCATCGAAGCCTGGTTGACGGCCCAGGCATCACGCACGCATTGAGCGCACGGCGCACGGCGGTTTCTGCCACACTGGGGCCACACCATACCTGCACCGCACGATGGCCCAGACCTCCGTCAATCTGGCCGGCATGCGCCCGCTCAGGCAAGGCGACCTGCAAGTGGGCAAACCGCTCGCCTGCGCGATCTACGACCGACACGGCATCCTGCTGCTGCAGCGCGGCGGCGTCGTCGAGAACGAAAACCAGCTGGAGACCCTGCTGGAACGCGACTGCCTGATCGCCAGCGCGTGCGCCGCCGGCGGCAACGACGCGCAGGCGGACGCGCCCGCGCCTTGCGCGCCGCCCACGCCCTTCGAAGCGATGGACCAGTTGCAGCGCGACGTCGGCCAAATGCACCGGCGCCTGCTCGCCGGCAGCGCTAGCGGCATCGGCAAGCAGGTGGCGCAGATGGCCGCCAGCATCGACGACGCCCTCGCCCGCGACACCGACGCGGCGCTGGCCTCGATGCAGTTGCAGCTCGACCCGAACGACCACGCCGCGCGCCAGGCCCACGCCGCCATCATCTGCGTCTTCGCCGCGCGCACCCTGCATCTCGACGCCGACGCCCTGACCGCGCTGACCGGAGCGGCGCTGACCTACGATGTCGCACTGGGCCCGCTGGCCACCCAGCTCAACAGCCAGAGCGAACGCCTCAGCGCCGACCAGCTAGACCAGGTGCGCGCGCATCCGGAGGCGAGCCGGCGGATGCTGGAAGCCGCCAGCGTCGACGATCCGCTGTGGCTGGAGGCCGTGCTGCACCACCACGAACGCCTCGACGGCTCCGGCTATCCGCACGGCCTGCGCGGCGACGGCATTCCACACCTGGCCCGGCTGCTGGGCATCGTCGACATCTACACGGCGATGCTGCGCCCGCGCACCTACCGCGACGCCGTTCCCGCGCGCATGGCGCTGCGCAACATCTTCCTGGAGCGCGGCAAGCAGGTCGACGAAGCGCTGGCGACATTGCTCATCAAGGAACTGGGCGTGTATCCGCCGGGCACGCTGGTGCGGCTGGCCAACGACGAAATCGGCGTCGTCCTCCACCGCGGCGGCGATGCCGCTCATCCGCAGGTATCGCGGCTGATGACGGCGGAAGGCTACCGGGCCAGCGTCGCCGTGGTGCGCGACACCCACGCGGCGGAATTCCAGATCGTCGACTCGGTGCCGCACGGCCGCTATCCCGGCCTGTTGCCGAACATCGCGGCGCTGTGGAACTGAAGAGGCGCGCGCGAAGCACGCGGGAAGCCCTCGTTTCTTCCCGCCACTCGGGGGATAATGCGCGGACTATGAACGCCTGATTCCGCCGCGGCTTGCAGGGCATCCGTCGATGCCCGTGGACGCGGCTCCCCTCGCCCACCGGACGCCGCGCATGGCCGAACCCATCCGCCACGACAAGACCGCGCGCCAGCTGCGCCTGCTCAGCGACGCGCTGGACAGCGGCCGGCTGGGCCCGGTGCGGCGGCTGGTCAACACGCTCTCGCCCGCCGAGATCGGCAACCTGCTGGAATCGCTGCCGCCGGGCAAGCGCACCGTGGTCTGGGGCTTGGTCGATCCGGAGGACGACGGCGAGGTGCTGGTCCACGTCGGCGACGAGGTGCGCGAAGGCCTGATCGCGGACATGGACCAGGACGAACTGGTCGCCGCCGCCTCCGACCTCGACATCGACGACCTCGCCGACCTGGTCGAGGACCTGCCGGACACGGTGATCGACGAAGTCCTGAAGTCGATGGATCGCGAGAACCGCGAGCGCCTGGAGCAGGTGCTGTCCTACGATGAGGACAGCGCCGGCCGCCTGATGAACCCCGACGTGGTGACGGTGCGCGCCGACACCACCATCGACGTGGTGCTGCGCTACCTGCGCCTGCGCGGCGAACTGCCCGACCACACCGACCACCTGTACGTGGTCAGCAAGCGCCACCAGTATCTCGGCCGGATCGCGCTGCAGGCGCTGCTGACCCACGAGGCCGGCACGCCGATCAACCAGCTGCTGGACGACGAGCAGCCGGCCATCGACGTCAACGAAACTTCGAACGAAGTGGCCCGCCAGTTCTCCGACCACGACTGGATCAGCGCGCCGGTGGTGGACGAGAACAACATCCTGCTCGGCCGCATCACCATCGACGACGTGGTCGACATCATCCGCGAGCAGGCCGAGCACCAAGTGCTGTCCGCCGCCGGCCTGGACGAGGACGAGGACCTGTTCAGCCCCGTCTGGCGCGCGATGCGCCGCCGGCTGGTGTGGCTGTCGATCAACCTGTGCACCGCCTTTCTCGCCGCCAGCGTGGTCGGCCAGTTCGAGGGCACCATCAACCAGCTGGTGGCATTGGCGGTGCTGATGCCGATCGTCGCCGGCATGGGCGGCAACGCCGGCACGCAGGTATTGGCGCTGATGGTGCGCGGCCTGGCGCTGGGCCAGGTGGGCGCCTCCAACATCAAGCCGCTGCTGTGGAAGGAATCGCGCGTGGCCCTGCTCAACGGGCTGGTGCTGGGCACGGTGCTGGGCCTGATCGTGCTGCTGTGGTTCCACAGCATCGGCCTGTCGCTGGTGATCTTCGTCGCGCTGACCTGCAACCTGCTGTTCGCCGCGTTGGCCGGCGTGACGGTGCCGGTGATGATCAAGCGCGCCGGCTACGACCCCGCCCTCGCCAGCAGCATCTTCCTCACCACCGTCACCGACGTGATGG is drawn from Thermomonas brevis and contains these coding sequences:
- the rapZ gene encoding RNase adapter RapZ, producing the protein MSTGDTPTMLIVSGMSGSGKSGALHTLEDLGYYCVDNLPAELLPEFVRMLQASESAPSKVAVVIDARSLGDLAEVPTALSQVGALGANPRLLYLEARDDVILRRYADTRRRHPLSHLGLVLADAISLDRQALKPLRQIADIRIDTSELNVHQMRRRVLEEFGLSGTGLSLLFQSFAYRHGVPPDADFVFDARVLPNPHWDARLRPLSGRDAEVREHLDAEPDVVAYVAQVQGFLDTWLPRLRSETRSYVTVAFGCSGGRHRSVYLAERLARHCRDTGWAEVAVHHRELD
- a CDS encoding HD-GYP domain-containing protein, which translates into the protein MAQTSVNLAGMRPLRQGDLQVGKPLACAIYDRHGILLLQRGGVVENENQLETLLERDCLIASACAAGGNDAQADAPAPCAPPTPFEAMDQLQRDVGQMHRRLLAGSASGIGKQVAQMAASIDDALARDTDAALASMQLQLDPNDHAARQAHAAIICVFAARTLHLDADALTALTGAALTYDVALGPLATQLNSQSERLSADQLDQVRAHPEASRRMLEAASVDDPLWLEAVLHHHERLDGSGYPHGLRGDGIPHLARLLGIVDIYTAMLRPRTYRDAVPARMALRNIFLERGKQVDEALATLLIKELGVYPPGTLVRLANDEIGVVLHRGGDAAHPQVSRLMTAEGYRASVAVVRDTHAAEFQIVDSVPHGRYPGLLPNIAALWN
- the mgtE gene encoding magnesium transporter, producing MAEPIRHDKTARQLRLLSDALDSGRLGPVRRLVNTLSPAEIGNLLESLPPGKRTVVWGLVDPEDDGEVLVHVGDEVREGLIADMDQDELVAAASDLDIDDLADLVEDLPDTVIDEVLKSMDRENRERLEQVLSYDEDSAGRLMNPDVVTVRADTTIDVVLRYLRLRGELPDHTDHLYVVSKRHQYLGRIALQALLTHEAGTPINQLLDDEQPAIDVNETSNEVARQFSDHDWISAPVVDENNILLGRITIDDVVDIIREQAEHQVLSAAGLDEDEDLFSPVWRAMRRRLVWLSINLCTAFLAASVVGQFEGTINQLVALAVLMPIVAGMGGNAGTQVLALMVRGLALGQVGASNIKPLLWKESRVALLNGLVLGTVLGLIVLLWFHSIGLSLVIFVALTCNLLFAALAGVTVPVMIKRAGYDPALASSIFLTTVTDVMGFFTFLGLATLVLLR
- the lptC gene encoding LPS export ABC transporter periplasmic protein LptC — its product is MNWRLTLTVVLLLGAIASGWQVWRMSHPGGDDVLRTRPDYVLRDYEITSLDKQGRESFTLRGPVLQRDPADKTMTLATPRFQVPDRSGRYWDVQAQQGFVPADGNQLELRGQVRADSPPDAPPATRIETDRLTLDMRANLARTTEEVTVTRPGLTMRGLGLEADFDRQQVSLLSQVHTRYVPSH
- the hpf gene encoding ribosome hibernation-promoting factor, HPF/YfiA family, yielding MQIETYGQQMEVTPALRSYVENRCERLGRHFEGDCAIRVQLGLEKPAHKAEATATLAGRTLHADASGADMYAAIDLLVDKLDRLLVKHKEKQMEQRRSEGLAKSSAFD
- a CDS encoding RNA polymerase factor sigma-54, whose protein sequence is MKQRLSAATQQHLVLTPQLRQAIRLLQLSATELEAEVAEAVANNPLLDWQEAGAEPAPSPQGEADNGTVAEAAPEPEPPWEHDAEPWQESPGAYHGDHGETDHPSAEETLQDHLLWQLHLGHFSPRDTRIGIALIDAIDDDGYLREDLAALAASLRPDLETTPDEMLPVLHRIQQFDPIGVGACDLGECLRLQLRALPEDTPGREAAFAIAAGPLQQLPKIGIGGVCTALGCAAPEAETAVQLLRTLDPRPGAQHGALPAGTYVSPDCVIWRQHGLWRAALAAGALPRVAIQRDYQQMIRHASADDADYLRGHLQEARWLLKGLESRADTLLRVVRCLVREQAAFLEFGPQALRPLTLRSVAAELGLHESTVSRVIARKYVRTPRGTMPLRDFFASGIDTFDGGSASSTAIQDRIRQLVAGENPRKPLSDARLADTLKVEGVPVARRTVAKYREALQIPASHERVRIG
- the hprK gene encoding HPr(Ser) kinase/phosphatase — encoded protein: MSAARITAAELFANQQERLALRWLAGQESGGQRVLEAVDTVARRPSLAGYLNAIYPNRVQILGTEELEWLDGLDARQRWETIHKIIDFRPLALVISKNQSCPEDLRIAAEESDTPLWVSPRRGHELLNHLQYMLARTLAPRVTLHGVFMEIYSIGVLITGESGSGKSELALELVTRGHRLVADDAPEFTQIAPDVLDGACPELLQDMLELRGLGVLNIRQMFGDTAVKRNKYLRLIVHLSRPSLEPSPSGMERLTGDLGIRRVLDLDVPMITIPVMAGRNLAVLTEAATRMHILRSKGIDPAAAFMARHSHFLEHAAQ
- the lptA gene encoding lipopolysaccharide transport periplasmic protein LptA → MFRPTDIAAGTLALALLAAFGSAGARTSDRSQPMDIESASGVCETGQNAVCTLTGKVSITQGTLRIQSEKAVVTQAGGNPSRAQLSGGVTLQQEMDDGDHIDARSANVDYDMRNEVIVFTGNVNIAQRRGNLSGERVVYNLKTGQMESGGNGGRVKMRILPKDAQGGGQSGGKGSP
- a CDS encoding HPr family phosphocarrier protein, translated to MIRRELTITNRLGLHARATAKLVQLLSGFRCQATLEARGREVNAKSIMGVMLLAAGPGAEVVLRVDGEDEQAAAEAVAALFERRFDEDG
- a CDS encoding PTS sugar transporter subunit IIA, producing the protein MSVGILLVTHEGFGSALLAVATRLLRNLPLSCEAFEVPFDGDPDALLPQASAAMRRVDGGHGVLVLTDLYGATPANIAARLARIGTPVRRVSALSLPMLLRVMNYAELDLDDLPAVAAAGARNGAIIDDA
- the lptB gene encoding LPS export ABC transporter ATP-binding protein codes for the protein MLVAEGLRKRYRAREVVRDFGLTLKPGEVVGLLGPNGAGKTTCFYMIVGLVPADAGRILLDGKDITDQPMYARARLGLGYLPQEPSVFRKLSVADNLRLVLELRPDLDEDGREHELNALLDELQIGHVTEQLGASLSGGERRRVEIARALAGKPRMILLDEPFAGVDPISVNEIQRIVRHLKQRGIGVLITDHNVRETLGICDRAYILAEGGVLAQGSPAELLENPDVRRVYLGDSFRL
- a CDS encoding KdsC family phosphatase; this translates as MTMPAFPADVLERAARIRLIGFDVDGTLTDGGLQFDGDGREHKRFHVQDGLGLVLLRQAGIEVALVSARHSEVTLARGRELKVARLHIGERGKLDCMRRIAAEMGIGMDEAAFMGDDLPDLATLRGVGLAIAPANAHPWILPSVHWTTPHRGGDGAARDACDLLLHAQGRVDALLEHGEHP
- the ptsP gene encoding phosphoenolpyruvate--protein phosphotransferase, whose amino-acid sequence is MRQLLSGNAAARGSALGRARVRLPHALDIEEARIGAEDVEAELARFHEAVDTVRAEMRELRERLHGALAHEIGEFLDLHALLLDDPELLSGIDALVRTGLYTADYALRLQRNRIAAVFEGMDDAYLRSRIDDIDQVIGRLHAALHSHKAALQGVSGEILVTDSVAPAELAQLQAQGVVGVITAGGSPLSHSAILARSLHLPLVVGAAQALLKVNDGDVLAIDGGTGLVVLEPDAADLREHHQRVAVARREQRQLNRLRREPTRTLDGTDVKLWANAESRDDVTEAHALGAAGVGLYRTEFLFLGSSELPDEDTQFHAYRDAVLAMTGRTVTIRTLDLGADKADKTGLALRDEPNPALGLRGVRLSLARDGLLRTQLRAIARASGYGPVRVLVPMVSGGEEMRAVRTALDEVLRELRAEGRETAAQLPLGAMIEVPSAALALPSFIGICDFLSVGTNDLVQYLLAADRTNEALGGLYSPLHPAVLRVLRDVVRIGQRRGRPVTVCGEIAADPAFTPLLLALGLTELSLHPATLLEVRRTIRASDLERLRASAPALLRARNRAGIEAWLTAQASRTH